A region of Actinobacillus porcitonsillarum DNA encodes the following proteins:
- the yejK gene encoding nucleoid-associated protein YejK, with translation MSINLTEIVLHQLHQIEGEQPQLETVLRDNLLAIGPETEQLMLQLHQAYQGKAKAYGVFKDESVFAQQLNRLLEKEMDFLPFSHACAKMLASELVKYPFVSGGTFILCRYNFLATDYLFIALIDSRASVLVDEQLDVKRTEYLDITQYDIACRINLTELKINAQSNRYLTFVKGRVGRKIADFFMDFLNAEEGLNPQVQNQTLLQAVSDFCEQGELSAPQAREVKKQAFEYCKEQMSAGEEIALQDLSDHLPTLNESSFSQFTQEKEYGLEESIPPMRNALKTLTKYSGSGKGVTISFNAELLGERLIWDELNDTLTIKGLPANLRDQLERNK, from the coding sequence CAATTAGAAACCGTATTGCGTGATAATTTGCTGGCGATAGGGCCTGAAACAGAGCAACTTATGTTGCAGCTTCATCAAGCTTATCAAGGAAAAGCGAAAGCATACGGGGTATTTAAAGATGAATCTGTTTTTGCTCAACAGTTAAATCGCTTGTTAGAGAAAGAGATGGATTTTTTACCTTTTAGCCATGCTTGTGCCAAAATGCTCGCAAGTGAATTGGTCAAGTATCCTTTTGTCAGTGGTGGCACTTTTATTCTGTGTCGCTATAATTTTTTAGCGACAGATTACTTATTTATTGCATTGATTGATAGCCGTGCTTCTGTTTTAGTGGACGAACAGCTTGATGTGAAGCGTACAGAGTATTTGGATATTACACAATATGATATTGCCTGCCGTATTAATTTAACTGAACTTAAAATTAATGCTCAATCCAACCGTTATTTAACTTTTGTAAAAGGGCGTGTTGGACGTAAAATTGCCGATTTCTTTATGGATTTCTTAAATGCAGAAGAAGGGTTAAATCCTCAAGTACAAAACCAAACTTTATTACAAGCAGTAAGCGATTTCTGTGAACAAGGCGAATTATCGGCTCCTCAAGCGCGAGAAGTGAAAAAGCAAGCGTTTGAATACTGTAAAGAGCAAATGAGTGCAGGGGAAGAAATTGCGTTACAAGATTTATCCGATCATTTACCAACGCTAAATGAAAGTAGTTTCTCGCAATTTACTCAAGAGAAAGAATATGGATTAGAAGAGTCGATTCCTCCGATGCGTAATGCGCTGAAAACCTTAACAAAGTATTCTGGTTCAGGAAAAGGGGTAACTATTAGTTTTAACGCCGAATTATTGGGCGAACGCTTAATTTGGGACGAACTAAATGACACTTTAACTATCAAAGGATTACCGGCTAATCTTCGGGATCAGCTTGAGCGTAATAAATAA